Proteins from a single region of Chryseobacterium sp. T16E-39:
- a CDS encoding DUF4013 domain-containing protein — protein sequence MQFYKKRDFGTFISDSFNFFKLYGKNYFKNYILLNGLLLILMVTVFIFGYKELFSQLFGSNMNGNSYYFQQYFEDNVGMLIVVGLLTFLLFLILMIVNYLYPVFYLKRISRGEEKIRTDDILSDFKNNAGRIGILCLGMIFIVTPLAFIVMGISYALILIIIGIFIILLVYPTLFNVVTFLMYDYFNSERGFFESLSYSIRSQFSYANGREKSPYWKYWGATIIIFLIIYIVTSIFTFIPMIFFYSSILTSAPDGNFEQNPFQGTMGILFFVVYGISMLLSFFLSNLMYVNSGLMYYDSRADLHQKIEFAEIETIGNNE from the coding sequence ATGCAGTTTTATAAAAAAAGGGACTTTGGAACTTTTATAAGTGATAGTTTCAATTTTTTTAAATTATATGGAAAGAATTATTTTAAAAACTATATTCTGCTAAATGGATTGCTGTTGATCCTGATGGTGACGGTTTTTATCTTTGGATATAAAGAATTGTTTTCACAGTTGTTTGGTTCCAATATGAATGGCAATAGCTATTATTTCCAGCAATATTTTGAAGATAATGTCGGAATGCTGATCGTTGTAGGACTATTGACTTTTTTACTTTTCTTAATCCTTATGATTGTTAATTATCTTTATCCCGTTTTTTATCTGAAAAGAATCTCCCGTGGAGAAGAAAAGATTAGGACAGATGATATTCTGAGCGACTTTAAAAATAATGCCGGTAGAATTGGTATTCTTTGCCTGGGTATGATATTTATTGTGACCCCTCTGGCATTTATTGTGATGGGGATTTCCTATGCTTTGATACTGATCATTATTGGAATATTTATCATATTGTTGGTGTATCCAACACTTTTCAATGTTGTGACATTTTTGATGTATGATTATTTTAATAGTGAACGGGGCTTTTTTGAAAGCTTAAGTTATTCTATTCGATCTCAGTTTTCTTATGCAAACGGAAGGGAGAAATCTCCCTACTGGAAGTATTGGGGAGCAACAATAATTATATTTCTTATTATTTACATAGTGACATCGATTTTTACATTTATCCCAATGATATTTTTTTACAGTTCGATTCTGACTTCGGCACCTGACGGGAATTTCGAACAAAATCCTTTTCAGGGAACAATGGGAATCTTATTTTTTGTGGTCTATGGAATTTCAATGTTGCTTTCATTCTTTCTTTCTAATTTAATGTATGTCAATTCAGGATTGATGTATTATGACAGCAGAGCTGACCTTCATCAAAAAATAGAATTTGCAGAAATAGAAACTATCGGTAATAATGAATAA
- the smpB gene encoding SsrA-binding protein SmpB codes for MKIEKTVNILNRRARFEYEIVEEVEAGMVLTGTEIKSLRSSKASIAESFCQFIDGELYIINMMIDEYKLGTFYNHKTKRERKLLLHKKELQKFEKKLKDAGNTIIPLKLYITDKGKAKVLIALARGKKLFDKREAIKDRENKRTLDRILKKS; via the coding sequence ATGAAGATCGAGAAAACAGTTAATATATTAAATAGAAGAGCCCGTTTCGAATACGAAATCGTCGAAGAAGTTGAAGCAGGAATGGTTTTAACGGGTACAGAAATAAAATCTTTACGCTCATCTAAAGCATCCATCGCAGAATCCTTCTGTCAGTTTATTGATGGGGAATTATACATCATCAACATGATGATTGATGAGTATAAATTAGGAACTTTTTACAATCACAAAACAAAAAGGGAACGGAAATTGCTCTTGCACAAAAAAGAATTACAAAAATTCGAGAAAAAATTAAAAGATGCAGGGAACACAATTATTCCTTTAAAGTTATATATAACAGATAAAGGAAAAGCGAAGGTCTTAATAGCCCTTGCAAGAGGGAAAAAGCTTTTCGATAAAAGGGAAGCGATAAAAGATAGAGAAAATAAACGAACCCTCGACAGAATATTAAAGAAAAGTTAA
- a CDS encoding RDD family protein, with protein MSQIAINTSQNVNINFNIASVGERMLAFIIDLLIKVAYAVITFYIFFNFFDLGYLLNGLDQWSQMAIYIAITFPIYIYPVVLESLMEGQTPGKKVMKIRVVKIDGYQASFGDYLIRWVFRIIDTSFAGVIGLISMIVSKNNQRLGDIASGTAVISLKNNINISHTILENIQEDYIPSFPQVIALSDNDMRIIKDNYTKALRVDDRQIISKLSDKIKNILKLEIDPVKMTERQFINIVIKDYNYYTGKDS; from the coding sequence ATGTCTCAAATTGCGATTAATACCTCACAAAATGTAAATATTAACTTCAACATTGCCAGTGTTGGAGAAAGAATGCTTGCATTTATTATAGATCTTTTGATTAAAGTCGCTTATGCAGTCATTACTTTCTATATATTTTTCAATTTTTTCGACTTGGGGTATTTATTAAATGGCTTGGATCAATGGTCTCAAATGGCTATTTACATTGCAATTACTTTTCCTATTTATATTTATCCTGTGGTTCTGGAGAGCTTAATGGAAGGGCAAACACCCGGGAAAAAAGTAATGAAAATACGGGTTGTAAAGATCGATGGATATCAGGCTAGTTTTGGAGACTATCTGATCCGCTGGGTATTCAGGATAATAGACACTTCTTTTGCCGGAGTTATTGGCTTAATTTCAATGATCGTTTCTAAAAACAATCAGCGTCTGGGAGATATTGCATCCGGCACAGCTGTAATTTCATTAAAAAACAATATTAATATTTCTCATACGATCCTTGAAAATATACAAGAAGACTATATTCCTTCTTTCCCTCAGGTTATTGCTTTAAGTGATAATGATATGAGGATCATCAAAGACAATTATACAAAAGCTCTGAGAGTAGACGACAGGCAGATCATCAGCAAACTTTCTGACAAAATCAAGAATATTTTAAAGCTTGAAATTGATCCTGTAAAAATGACCGAAAGACAATTCATTAATATCGTCATCAAAGATTACAATTACTACACGGGAAAAGATAGCTAG
- a CDS encoding DUF4129 domain-containing protein encodes MNKTVFFLLIFFSLGFTYAQNGGDSSPVEEYIEDSLSTGHYKNMYRADSVLIKHPISDNTVYPKKFKKDLKERYKGSEFDYTTIKPKESFWQKLQRKLARIIEGIFGENSFGTSAKITTIVMRLFAIVLIGFLLYFIIRYLISKDGNFFFGKKNKKVNIHTEELHENIHEINFPESISQFEIAGDYRSAVRYQFLFILKKLSDKKLIAWNPQKTNKDYVAELKAEHLKKEFSNLSHIFDYVWYGEFSINEQDYLKFKSQYQTFKP; translated from the coding sequence ATGAATAAAACTGTTTTCTTTTTACTGATCTTTTTCTCACTAGGATTTACTTATGCTCAAAATGGAGGTGATTCTTCACCGGTAGAAGAGTATATTGAAGATTCATTGAGTACGGGGCATTATAAAAATATGTACCGGGCGGATTCTGTATTAATAAAACATCCAATCTCGGATAACACGGTTTATCCAAAAAAGTTTAAGAAAGACCTAAAAGAGCGCTATAAAGGAAGTGAGTTCGACTATACGACTATAAAACCCAAAGAATCATTTTGGCAAAAACTACAGCGGAAACTGGCCCGGATTATTGAAGGTATTTTTGGTGAAAATAGTTTTGGGACATCTGCAAAGATCACTACCATTGTTATGCGATTATTTGCCATTGTTCTCATTGGATTTCTCTTATATTTTATCATAAGGTATCTCATCAGTAAAGATGGAAATTTCTTCTTTGGAAAAAAGAATAAAAAAGTGAACATTCATACAGAAGAATTGCATGAAAATATTCACGAGATCAATTTCCCTGAAAGCATTTCTCAGTTCGAAATAGCTGGGGATTATCGTTCAGCCGTTCGTTACCAGTTTTTATTTATCCTTAAGAAATTGAGTGATAAAAAGTTGATTGCCTGGAATCCTCAGAAAACCAATAAAGATTATGTTGCAGAGCTCAAGGCTGAACATCTGAAAAAAGAATTCTCCAATCTTTCCCATATATTTGATTATGTATGGTACGGAGAATTTAGTATTAATGAGCAGGATTATTTAAAATTTAAAAGCCAATACCAAACATTTAAACCTTAA
- a CDS encoding ABC-F family ATP-binding cassette domain-containing protein → MLTVSNLSLQFGKRVLFDEVNIMFAKGNCYGIIGANGAGKSTFLKILTGKQDPTTGSVSLEPGKRMSVLEQDHFAYDQYNVLETVLRGNKKLFEIKAEMDALYAKEDFSDEDGIKAGELGVVYDEMGGWNSESDAQTMLSNVGIKDDMHWQMMGELENKDKVKVLLAQALFGNPDVLILDEPTNDLDIDTIAWLENFLADYENTVIVVSHDRHFLDTVCTHIGDLDYAKLNLYTGNYSFWYQASQLATRQRAQANKKAEEKKKELQDFIARFSSNVAKAKQATARKKMIDKLNIDDIKPSSRRYPAIIFEMEREAGDQILDVKGLEKTKDGELLFSNIDLNLKKGDKVAVLSKNSLAITEFFEILAGNIEADKGVVAWGVTTNQSHMPLDNTNFFQEDINLVDWLRQFTKNDEERHEEFMRGFLGRMLFSGDEALKSCKVLSGGEKMRCMFSRMMLQKANILLLDEPTNHLDLESITTLNNSLSNFKGNLLLASHDHEMLQTVCNRIIELTPKGIIDREMSYDEYLADKKVKELREKMY, encoded by the coding sequence ATGTTAACAGTATCTAACTTATCTTTACAATTCGGGAAGAGAGTTCTTTTTGACGAAGTAAACATCATGTTTGCTAAAGGGAATTGTTATGGGATTATCGGAGCAAATGGAGCAGGAAAATCTACATTCCTTAAAATATTAACAGGAAAACAGGACCCAACTACAGGAAGTGTATCATTAGAGCCTGGAAAAAGAATGTCAGTTTTAGAACAGGATCACTTTGCATACGATCAATATAATGTTCTGGAAACGGTACTAAGAGGTAACAAAAAGTTATTCGAGATAAAAGCGGAAATGGATGCACTGTACGCTAAGGAAGATTTCTCTGATGAAGATGGTATCAAAGCAGGAGAATTAGGTGTGGTTTATGATGAAATGGGGGGATGGAATTCAGAATCTGATGCACAGACCATGCTTTCTAACGTTGGAATTAAGGATGATATGCATTGGCAAATGATGGGTGAACTTGAGAACAAGGACAAAGTAAAAGTTCTTTTAGCTCAGGCACTTTTTGGTAATCCTGATGTACTTATTCTGGATGAGCCTACCAATGACCTTGACATTGACACCATTGCATGGTTAGAAAATTTCCTTGCGGACTACGAAAATACAGTAATTGTTGTTTCTCACGACCGTCACTTCTTAGACACAGTATGTACTCACATTGGGGATTTAGATTATGCAAAACTGAATCTTTACACAGGGAACTACTCTTTCTGGTACCAGGCATCTCAATTAGCAACTAGACAGAGAGCTCAGGCTAACAAAAAGGCTGAAGAAAAGAAGAAAGAACTTCAGGATTTCATCGCAAGATTTAGTTCAAACGTTGCAAAAGCTAAACAGGCAACTGCTAGAAAGAAAATGATCGACAAATTGAATATTGATGATATTAAACCATCATCAAGAAGATATCCTGCGATTATTTTTGAAATGGAAAGAGAAGCGGGAGATCAGATCTTAGATGTTAAAGGTCTTGAAAAAACAAAAGATGGAGAATTACTTTTCTCAAACATCGATCTAAACCTGAAAAAAGGGGATAAAGTCGCTGTACTTTCTAAAAACTCTTTAGCAATTACAGAATTTTTCGAAATTTTAGCTGGAAATATTGAAGCAGATAAAGGAGTTGTCGCTTGGGGAGTAACGACCAACCAATCTCACATGCCTTTAGATAATACTAACTTTTTCCAAGAGGATATTAATTTGGTTGACTGGTTAAGACAGTTTACTAAGAATGATGAGGAACGTCACGAAGAATTTATGAGAGGTTTCTTAGGAAGAATGTTATTCTCAGGAGACGAAGCATTGAAATCTTGTAAAGTACTTTCCGGAGGTGAAAAAATGAGATGTATGTTCAGCAGAATGATGCTTCAGAAGGCTAACATTTTATTACTTGACGAACCTACAAACCACTTGGATTTGGAGAGTATCACTACATTGAACAACTCTTTATCTAATTTCAAAGGAAATCTTTTATTAGCATCTCATGACCACGAAATGCTTCAAACTGTCTGTAACAGAATTATCGAATTAACTCCTAAAGGAATTATCGATAGAGAAATGAGCTACGACGAATATCTTGCTGATAAAAAAGTAAAAGAATTAAGAGAGAAAATGTATTAA
- a CDS encoding stage II sporulation protein M, whose product MREVYFIKQNKEKWLGIEQVIQGKIKKNPDDLSSLYINLINDLSFAQTYYPKSNTTVYLNHLSSQIFQKIYKTKRIEENRILYFFKTEVPLLVYQYRRYLTYAFLFFALFTAIGVLSAIYDKDFVKIILGESYVNETIENIKKGNAVGVYQSGSTWGSTIGIIFNNIGVGAKLFIYGVFGGVGTLYALLSNSVMLGSFQYFFYDYGALKDSARGIWLHGVFEIFAMVVEAMCGLILGASILFPRTLSRFNSFKNGFKDSFKIFLSTIPFTICAGIIEGYITRHALKMPVILNLIIILGSLTVIGYYYFIYPIVVNKKINKNIHDAVL is encoded by the coding sequence ATGAGAGAAGTTTATTTCATAAAACAAAATAAAGAAAAATGGTTGGGAATTGAACAGGTTATTCAAGGGAAAATAAAAAAAAATCCGGATGACCTGTCTTCGCTATATATCAACCTGATCAATGATCTTTCTTTTGCCCAGACTTATTACCCTAAAAGCAATACGACGGTTTATTTAAACCATTTGTCTTCGCAGATATTTCAAAAAATTTACAAAACGAAAAGAATAGAGGAAAACAGGATTCTGTATTTCTTCAAGACTGAGGTGCCTCTGCTGGTATATCAATACAGAAGATATTTAACGTATGCGTTTTTATTTTTTGCTCTGTTTACTGCTATTGGAGTACTTTCTGCCATATACGATAAAGACTTTGTGAAGATCATCCTCGGGGAAAGTTATGTGAATGAAACTATAGAAAATATCAAAAAAGGAAATGCTGTAGGGGTTTATCAAAGCGGATCCACGTGGGGAAGTACAATAGGGATTATTTTTAATAATATAGGTGTTGGGGCAAAGCTATTCATATATGGTGTTTTTGGTGGAGTTGGTACATTGTATGCGCTTCTTTCAAATAGTGTAATGCTTGGCTCATTTCAATATTTTTTTTATGATTATGGAGCGCTAAAAGATAGTGCAAGAGGGATCTGGCTGCATGGTGTTTTTGAAATTTTTGCCATGGTTGTGGAAGCAATGTGCGGATTGATTCTGGGGGCATCCATTTTATTTCCAAGGACATTATCGAGATTCAATTCATTTAAAAATGGATTTAAGGATTCATTCAAAATATTTTTAAGTACAATTCCCTTCACAATTTGTGCCGGGATTATTGAGGGGTACATCACAAGGCATGCTTTAAAGATGCCGGTCATTCTTAATTTAATCATTATATTAGGATCACTTACGGTCATTGGATATTATTATTTTATCTATCCAATTGTGGTTAATAAAAAAATTAATAAAAACATACATGATGCAGTTTTATAA
- a CDS encoding GNAT family N-acetyltransferase, which yields MKFENNKSGNGGVLTLNNELKEIGRLTYTIFPEESKFIISFVLVHPEFEGRGMGKYLVEEAIKFARENNWKVYPHCSYARSVMTRMNDVEDIFLKN from the coding sequence ATGAAATTTGAAAACAATAAATCCGGAAATGGTGGAGTTCTTACACTAAATAACGAACTTAAAGAAATCGGAAGACTGACTTATACTATTTTCCCAGAGGAAAGTAAATTTATCATTTCTTTCGTATTGGTTCATCCTGAATTCGAAGGAAGGGGAATGGGAAAATATCTGGTGGAGGAAGCCATAAAATTTGCCCGAGAAAACAATTGGAAGGTTTACCCGCATTGTTCTTATGCGAGATCTGTAATGACGAGAATGAATGATGTAGAAGATATCTTTTTAAAGAATTAA
- a CDS encoding glycosyltransferase family protein yields the protein MKILYAFQGTGNGHLARAQEIIPILKKYAAVDTLISGHQSQLKADFDINFQYKGISLLYNKTGGLSYRKTFTQNKFVHAIKTLNELELKEYDLIINDYEPLTGWACKLKKLPMIELSHQASMSFAETPKPEKGDFLGELILKYYVPSERKIGFHFENYHPQIKKPVIRHKIRNLNPDKKGFYLVYLPSFSDENIIKILKQIPVQWKVFSKYSKVRIKIKNVEVFPIDETEYLKSFESCDGVLCNAGFEAPAEALFLDKKLFVIPIHNQYEQECNACALDKMGIPNSKVLKLGEIMEWVASDHHLKVDYPDDIENILLNEVLIL from the coding sequence ATGAAAATCTTATATGCATTTCAGGGCACAGGAAACGGACATCTCGCCAGGGCCCAGGAAATTATTCCTATTCTTAAAAAATATGCCGCGGTTGATACTTTGATCAGTGGTCACCAGTCGCAATTAAAGGCTGATTTTGACATTAACTTTCAATACAAAGGGATTTCCCTGCTTTACAATAAAACAGGCGGTTTATCCTATCGAAAAACGTTTACTCAAAATAAATTCGTTCACGCTATAAAAACACTTAATGAATTAGAACTAAAGGAATATGATCTTATCATTAATGACTATGAGCCTTTAACAGGCTGGGCATGCAAATTGAAAAAGCTTCCGATGATTGAGCTTAGTCATCAGGCTTCAATGAGTTTTGCAGAAACTCCAAAACCTGAGAAAGGAGACTTTCTGGGAGAGCTTATTCTAAAATACTACGTTCCGAGTGAAAGGAAGATTGGTTTTCATTTTGAAAATTATCACCCTCAAATAAAAAAACCGGTTATCAGACACAAGATTAGAAATCTTAATCCAGATAAGAAAGGATTTTATTTGGTTTATTTACCTAGTTTTTCTGATGAAAATATCATCAAAATTTTAAAACAGATTCCAGTACAATGGAAAGTGTTTTCGAAGTACAGCAAAGTGAGGATCAAAATAAAGAATGTAGAAGTCTTTCCAATTGATGAAACTGAGTATCTGAAGAGTTTTGAAAGTTGTGATGGAGTTCTGTGTAACGCAGGTTTTGAGGCTCCGGCTGAAGCCCTTTTTTTAGATAAAAAATTATTTGTCATCCCAATCCATAATCAATACGAGCAGGAATGCAATGCCTGTGCTTTGGATAAAATGGGGATTCCAAATTCTAAGGTATTAAAACTTGGTGAAATAATGGAATGGGTCGCTTCTGATCATCATCTAAAAGTGGACTATCCTGATGATATTGAAAATATACTCTTGAATGAAGTTTTAATTCTTTAA
- a CDS encoding UDP-2,3-diacylglucosamine diphosphatase, with protein MRRNVELVVISDVHLGTYGCKAKELLRYLNSIQPKTLVLNGDIIDIWQFKKSYFPKPHLKVIKKILSFATKNTKVYYITGNHDEMFRKFTDFELGKLKVCNKICLDIDQKKTWIFHGDVFDASVQHSKWIAKLGGKGYDMLIVINNVVNWILEKMGKEKYSFSKKIKNNVKKAVKYIGDFELTASELAIDNHYDYVICGHIHQPQIRTVVNKKGSCTYLNSGDWIENLSALEYDNKEWKIFYYDEHKHLLQDDETEEIQDLDTTELLKIVTNFSE; from the coding sequence ATGAGAAGAAACGTTGAATTAGTTGTTATTTCGGATGTGCATTTGGGAACTTATGGATGTAAGGCTAAAGAATTATTAAGATATCTGAATTCTATTCAACCCAAAACTCTCGTTTTGAACGGTGATATTATCGATATCTGGCAATTTAAAAAGTCTTACTTCCCTAAACCTCATTTGAAGGTCATTAAAAAGATTCTCTCTTTCGCTACTAAAAATACTAAGGTATATTACATTACCGGAAATCATGACGAAATGTTCAGAAAGTTTACTGATTTTGAATTAGGTAAACTTAAGGTCTGTAACAAAATCTGTCTTGATATCGATCAAAAGAAAACATGGATTTTTCACGGTGATGTATTTGATGCTTCTGTCCAACATTCTAAATGGATCGCAAAACTTGGCGGAAAAGGATATGATATGCTCATTGTGATCAATAATGTTGTGAATTGGATCCTGGAGAAAATGGGTAAAGAAAAGTACTCATTTTCAAAAAAGATCAAAAACAATGTAAAAAAAGCAGTAAAGTATATTGGAGACTTTGAACTAACAGCTTCTGAATTAGCAATAGACAATCATTATGATTATGTGATTTGTGGCCACATTCATCAGCCGCAGATCCGTACAGTTGTCAATAAAAAAGGTTCTTGTACCTATTTGAACTCAGGGGATTGGATAGAAAATCTATCAGCTTTGGAATATGATAATAAAGAATGGAAAATCTTTTATTATGATGAACATAAGCACTTACTTCAGGATGATGAAACAGAAGAAATTCAGGACCTCGATACTACTGAACTTTTGAAAATAGTAACTAATTTTTCTGAATGA
- a CDS encoding YebC/PmpR family DNA-binding transcriptional regulator — protein sequence MGRAFEYRKASKMARWDKMAKTFSKIGKDIALAVKAGGTDPEANPALRRCIQNAKGANMPKDNVERAIKKASGADAENYEEVTYEGYGQGGVAFFVECTTNNTTRTVANVRAVFNKFDGNLGKNGELAFIFDRKGIFYIDLAQVKMDWDEFEMEMIDGGAEDIDKDDEEIMITTAFEDFGSLSHKLDELKIEVKSAELQRIPNNTKEVTEEQFKANMKMLDRFEEDDDVQNVYHNMEITEELMNSL from the coding sequence ATGGGAAGAGCGTTTGAATATAGAAAAGCTTCTAAAATGGCCCGTTGGGATAAAATGGCCAAGACTTTCTCTAAAATTGGTAAAGACATAGCATTGGCTGTAAAAGCGGGAGGCACAGATCCTGAAGCTAATCCGGCTTTGAGAAGATGCATCCAAAATGCGAAAGGGGCAAACATGCCAAAGGATAATGTGGAGAGAGCGATTAAAAAAGCAAGTGGTGCAGATGCAGAGAACTATGAAGAAGTTACCTATGAAGGTTATGGGCAGGGAGGTGTTGCATTTTTTGTAGAGTGTACTACAAACAACACAACAAGAACTGTGGCTAACGTAAGAGCCGTTTTCAATAAGTTTGATGGTAACCTTGGAAAAAATGGAGAATTAGCATTTATCTTTGATAGAAAAGGTATCTTTTACATTGATCTGGCCCAGGTAAAAATGGATTGGGATGAATTTGAAATGGAAATGATTGATGGAGGAGCAGAAGATATTGATAAAGATGATGAGGAAATAATGATTACCACTGCATTTGAAGATTTTGGTTCTTTATCTCATAAATTAGATGAGCTTAAGATTGAAGTTAAAAGTGCAGAACTTCAAAGAATTCCAAACAATACGAAAGAAGTTACAGAAGAGCAGTTCAAAGCTAATATGAAGATGCTGGATCGTTTTGAAGAAGATGATGACGTGCAAAACGTTTATCATAATATGGAAATTACTGAAGAATTAATGAACTCTTTGTAA
- a CDS encoding OmpA family protein: MKNLKLGISALALTVASTVFAQTTNNPWLIGVGAHAENHKAVRGNFSNTFSANNLTKTMFNVSNFSITPPLSKLTVARNIGKGLVIDWQTSVGNVENKRFNMGKEFMLMTGLGFQAKAAGLLWNEESWFDPYLRVGANYLRHDYTALTFPRQSVNGEWVSNGDAGNENGKANFFTVSTGAGANFWVTKNFGLGIQGDYVSTPGDKSNVANFWQASASLLFRFGNRDRDKDGILDKDDLCPDTPGLPEFQGCPDTDGDGVPDKDDQCPDVAGPVENNGCPWPDTDGDGVIDKDDACPTVAGPAENNGCPWPDTDGDGILDKDDACPTVPGLPEYNGCPKPKKATADEVETKLKSVYFDFNKTTIKAESKPALDAAAEIIKKDGGHYLLEGRTDAKGSEVYNLKLSRERAASVVAALDARGVDSNSLKSVGVGKAKATVPVTATDAERQADRKVVVTAIEDDAQWNTIAKKDYADAPVKKATAKKKATAKKKAPAKKATAKKKK, translated from the coding sequence ATGAAAAATCTAAAATTAGGAATTTCAGCATTGGCGCTTACTGTTGCCTCTACTGTTTTCGCACAGACTACCAATAATCCGTGGTTAATCGGAGTTGGTGCTCATGCGGAAAACCATAAAGCAGTACGTGGTAATTTTAGTAACACGTTTTCTGCTAATAATTTAACGAAGACAATGTTCAATGTGAGCAACTTCTCTATTACTCCACCACTATCTAAACTTACTGTTGCGAGAAACATCGGTAAAGGTTTAGTTATTGACTGGCAAACCTCTGTAGGTAATGTTGAAAACAAAAGATTCAACATGGGGAAAGAGTTCATGTTAATGACTGGTCTTGGTTTCCAAGCTAAAGCAGCGGGTCTTTTATGGAACGAAGAATCTTGGTTTGACCCTTACTTAAGAGTAGGTGCTAACTATTTAAGACACGATTATACTGCATTAACTTTCCCAAGACAATCTGTTAACGGAGAGTGGGTAAGCAATGGAGATGCTGGTAACGAAAATGGTAAAGCTAACTTCTTTACAGTTTCAACTGGTGCAGGTGCTAACTTCTGGGTAACTAAAAACTTCGGTTTAGGTATTCAAGGAGATTACGTATCAACTCCTGGTGATAAATCTAACGTAGCAAACTTCTGGCAAGCTTCTGCTTCATTATTATTCAGATTTGGTAACAGAGATAGAGATAAGGATGGTATCTTAGATAAAGATGATCTTTGTCCTGATACTCCAGGTTTACCAGAATTCCAAGGATGTCCTGATACTGACGGTGATGGAGTTCCAGATAAAGACGATCAATGTCCAGATGTAGCAGGACCAGTTGAAAACAACGGTTGTCCTTGGCCAGATACTGACGGTGATGGTGTTATCGACAAAGATGATGCTTGTCCTACAGTAGCAGGTCCAGCTGAAAACAACGGTTGTCCTTGGCCAGATACTGACGGAGACGGAATCTTAGATAAAGATGATGCTTGTCCTACAGTTCCTGGATTACCAGAATACAACGGATGTCCTAAGCCTAAAAAAGCTACAGCTGATGAGGTTGAAACTAAATTGAAAAGCGTTTATTTCGATTTCAACAAAACAACTATCAAAGCAGAATCTAAACCAGCGTTAGATGCAGCAGCTGAAATCATCAAGAAAGATGGAGGTCACTATCTATTAGAAGGTAGAACAGATGCTAAAGGTTCTGAAGTTTACAACTTGAAGTTATCTAGAGAAAGAGCTGCTTCTGTAGTTGCTGCTTTAGATGCAAGAGGTGTAGATTCTAACTCACTTAAATCAGTAGGTGTTGGTAAAGCTAAAGCTACAGTTCCAGTAACTGCAACAGATGCTGAAAGACAAGCTGATAGAAAAGTAGTTGTAACTGCTATCGAAGATGATGCTCAATGGAATACAATCGCTAAGAAAGATTACGCGGATGCTCCAGTTAAGAAAGCAACAGCTAAGAAAAAAGCAACAGCTAAGAAAAAAGCTCCAGCTAAAAAAGCGACAGCTAAAAAGAAAAAATAA